A genomic window from Pecten maximus chromosome 4, xPecMax1.1, whole genome shotgun sequence includes:
- the LOC117325870 gene encoding E3 ubiquitin-protein ligase rnf146-like yields MDRNDSVLDVRNPMSRSAAPVGAQEGQNTDEKMSTGKDIVEKEAIHSKLLDKDKKENVHDTIIECSVCLQPSIHPVQLPCQHIFCFLCVKGAAHRSKRCALCRQEIVPDFFQKPKLIRQQDLEKTITFDDKYQWFYEGRNGWWQYDDRTSQELELKHKNGDKLFELLIAGFLYVIDLENMVQFRRNDRTRKRNIKRDESTIEGVKGVAGLKYANQSSSERPGAEGVEQPRSRSGGLNVVTPTDTGHDDAISSPPAPNNTPQTPQTPADSPPNSTSGSHQDLSLHFQHLSLDELDSSQTLTQQTVNAPDHSQQRSQITSSSGHLVNVIDHQSVNGQVFPPLSGPLDYELGDSLYSPSDSSDED; encoded by the exons ATGGATAGGAATGATTCAGTCCTTGATGTCAGGAATCCGATGAGTAGAAGCGCCGCCCCTGTTGGCGCCCAAGAGGGGCAAAACACCGACGAAAAAATGTCCACCGGAAAAGACATCGTCGAAAAAGAAGCAATCCACTCGAAATTATTGGACAAagacaaaaaagaaaatgtccatG ATACTATCATCGAGTGTTCTGTGTGTCTTCAGCCAAGCATCCACCCAGTCCAGCTTCCCTGTCAACATATATTCTGTTTCTTGTGTGTGAAGGGAGCAGCCCATCGGAGCAAACGATGTGCCTTGTGTAGACAGGAAATTGTAccagatttttttcaaaaacctaAACTGATAAGACAACAAGATTTGGAGAAGACTATAACATTTGATGACAAATATCAGTGGTTTTATGAAGGGAGGAACGGTTGGTGGCAATATGATGATCGCACTAGTCAGGAACTAGAGTTAAAGCACAAGAATGGGGATAAACTATTTGAGTTATTGATAGCAGGATTTTTATATGTAATTGACCTTGAAAATATGGTTCAATTTCGGCGTAATGATCGGACGagaaaaagaaacataaaaCGTGATGAGAGTACTATTGAAGGTGTGAAGGGTGTAGCAGGACTGAAGTATGCTAACCAGAGCTCGAGTGAGAGACCTGGTGCTGAAGGTGTAGAGcagccaaggtcaaggtcaggtgGTCTCAATGTAGTCACCCCGACAGACACTGGGCATGATGATGCGATATCATCTCCTCCTGCCCCCAACAATACCCCACAGACACCACAAACTCCTGCCGACAGTCCACCAAACAGTACTTCGGGATCTCACCAGGATCTCTCTCTTCACTTTCAACATCTCTCTCTGGACGAACTGGATTCTTCACAGACTTTAACACAACAGACAGTTAATGCACCTGACCACTCGCAACAAAGGTCACAAATAACATCATCTAGTGGTCATTTAGTGAATGTAATTGACCATCAGTCAGTCAATGGTCAAGTGTTTCCACCCCTCTCTGGGCCACTAGATTATGAACTTGGAGACAGCTTGTATTCCCCATCAGATTCTAGTGATGAGGATTAA